The bacterium region CTGAGCCCCTGACGCTGATGGGTGCGACGATCGTGGACTGGACCACCAACGCCCAGCTCGAAAACGTCTACGATCTGCTGTTTACCCGAGATCCCAAGGACGAGAAGATCGTCCCCTGGCTCGCCACCGGATATAAGGTGATCGATGACAAGACCTGGGAGGTGACCCTCCGCCGTGACGTGCGCTTTCACGACAGGGAGCGGTTCGACGCGAACTCGGTGAAGTTCACCTTCGACTACCTCCTGGACCCCAAGAACAAGACCCACTACCTCCCGCGGTTCAAACGGGTCCAGAGCGTGGAGGTCGTGAACGACTCCACGGTGCGGTTCCGGACGTCGGAGCCCTACCCATCGCTGCTGAACGATATCTCGTTGCCGGGGCCGTTCATGCTCGCCCCGGTGTACGTGCAGAAGGTGGGGATCGAGTACGCTTCGTCCCACCCCATTGGCACCGGGCCGTTCAAGTTCAAAGAGTGGGTGCGCGGCGAGCGGTTGGTGCTGACCAAGAACCCCGACTATTGGGCCGGCCCCGTGAAGATCGACACGGTGGTCTTCCGGGTGATCCCCGAGTTCAGCGCTCGGCTGGCGGCGCTCCTCTCGGGGGAGATCGACGTGATGAAGGACGTCCCTCCCCAGGCCGTGGACACGGTCAACCGCAGCGGGCGGGCCACGGTGCGCTCCACCGTCAGTTCCCGGATCAACTATCTGGCGCTTGAGACGCTGCATCCCGGACCGATGCAGAATGTCAAAGTGCGCCAGGCGATCAACTACGCGGTCGACGTCGATGAATTGATCAAAACGGTGCTGGCCGGCCAGTCCACCAGGATTTGCGATTACGTGAGCCGGTTCGACCCCGCCTACACGCCGGCCGTCAAGTGCTACGGCTACAATCCCGACAAGGCGAAGCAACTGCTGGTCGAGGCCGGGTTCGATCCGAGCAAGCTCACCCTGACCCTGGACACCCCGACCGGACGGTATCCGCTCGACAAGGAGGTCTCAGAAGCGATCGCCGCGCAACTCGGCAAGATTGGGCTGACCGTTCGCGTGCAGGTCAACGAGTGGCGCAGCCACCTGGACAAGGTCATCAACCGCAAAGTCGGCGACATGTTCTTCCTCGGGTGGGGGCCCGACCTGGAGCCGACCGCCACGATCGCCCAGTTGTTCGTCGGGAGCCTGACCTACAGCAGCTTCGGCGATCCGAAGATCGAGGAGATGATCCACAAGGCCGAGCAGATCACGAACCCGCAGGCGAACGCCGCCGCGTACCAAAAAATCCAGGAGGCTCTCCAGCCGATGGCGCCCTGGGTGCCGTTGTGGCAGCAGCACGATCTCTATGGCGTGGCCAACTGGATCAAGTGGCAACCTCGGCCAGACGAGAAGGTTTGGATGTGGGAGGCGACTGCGAAGTAGACGACCTCCCCGGATGACTAGGTACCTCGTCGCCCGCGTGCTCCAGGCGGTGATCGCGGTCTTCTTCGCGCTCACCGCCGTGTTCTTTTTGGTCCGGATCACGGGCGATCCGGTGATCCTGTTCCTGCCGCTGGACGTCCAGCCCAAAGACATCTCCGAGTTCCGGCACCTGCTCGGCTTCGATCGGCCGGTGTGGGTCCAGTACGGGGCGTTTC contains the following coding sequences:
- a CDS encoding ABC transporter substrate-binding protein; the protein is MKRSAVILLMLGLGTLLLPAGIVAQTKSTQVTIGIGSEPLTLMGATIVDWTTNAQLENVYDLLFTRDPKDEKIVPWLATGYKVIDDKTWEVTLRRDVRFHDRERFDANSVKFTFDYLLDPKNKTHYLPRFKRVQSVEVVNDSTVRFRTSEPYPSLLNDISLPGPFMLAPVYVQKVGIEYASSHPIGTGPFKFKEWVRGERLVLTKNPDYWAGPVKIDTVVFRVIPEFSARLAALLSGEIDVMKDVPPQAVDTVNRSGRATVRSTVSSRINYLALETLHPGPMQNVKVRQAINYAVDVDELIKTVLAGQSTRICDYVSRFDPAYTPAVKCYGYNPDKAKQLLVEAGFDPSKLTLTLDTPTGRYPLDKEVSEAIAAQLGKIGLTVRVQVNEWRSHLDKVINRKVGDMFFLGWGPDLEPTATIAQLFVGSLTYSSFGDPKIEEMIHKAEQITNPQANAAAYQKIQEALQPMAPWVPLWQQHDLYGVANWIKWQPRPDEKVWMWEATAK